The nucleotide sequence GGCGGGTTGGGTCGGTGGACGGGAGCGAGATGTACGAGGGAGAGGCGTCTGGCGCTGGGGCGCGGGAGGTCGGGGAGCGACTGGCCGGGGAGCTTCTGGCGCGGGGGGCCGGAAGGGTCCTCGAAGAGGTACGCCGGGCGAGGAGCGGGGTGTGATCTACCTGGTCGGGAGCGGGCCCGGGGATCCGGGGCTCTTCACGCTGAAGGGGTTGAGGTGTCTCGAGGCGGCCGATGTCGTGGTCTACGACCGGCTGGCCCCCGAGGAACTACTGAGATATGCCCCTGCCGGGGCCGAGCGCATCTACGTTGGGAAGCTGCCCGGGCGTCCTACGATGCGGCAGGAGGAGATAAACGAGCTCCTCGTGCGCAAGGGGCGTGAGGGGAAGACCGTCGTCAGGCTCAAGGGGGGCGACCCCTACGTCTTCGGGCGTGGCGGGGAGGAGGCGCTCGCGCTCGCCGAGGCCGGGCTCCCCTTCGAGGTCGTGCCCGGGGTGACGAGCGGAATCGCCGCGCCGGCCTACGCGGGCATCCCGGTCACCCACCGCGGGATCGCCGCGAGCGTGGCCTTCGTCACCGGCCACGAAGACCCCGAGAAGGGCAGGGTCGACGTGGACTGGGAGAGGGTGGCGCGGGGTGCGGACACCCTCGTCCTCTACATGGGGGTGGGCAGGATCCGCCAGATCGCGCAGAGCCTTATAGAGGCGGGCAGGCGTCCCGAGACACCGGTCGCCTGCGTCCGGTGGGGGACGGTGCCCGAGCAGCGGACGGTTACTGGTACGCTCGAGGACATCGCCGGGCGGGTGGAAGAGGCCGGACTCGGGCCCCCGGCCGTGATCGTCGTCGGAGAGGTCGTCCGGCTCAGGGAAAAGGGTCTGGGATGGTACGAGAGTAAGCCCCTCTTCGGGAGGAGGATAGTCGTAACCCGGGCGAGGAAGCAGGCCGGGGAGCTCTCCCGCAGGCTGGAGGAGCTCGGCGCCAAGGCCATCGAGTTCCCCACCATAGAGGTCCGTCCCCCCCGGGACTTCGGTCCGCTGGATAAGGCGATAGACCGGCTCGACTCCTACGATTGGCTCGTCTTCACCAGCGTCAACGGGGTGGAGAGCTTTCTGGGGCGTCTGCGGGATCGCGGCCTCGACGTACGCTTCGTGCCGAGGGGGGCGAAGATCGCGGCGATAGGCCCGGCGACCGCCCGGCGGGTAGAGGAGGCCGGGCTCAGGGTCGATGCGATGCCATCCGAGTACCGGGCGGAGGCTCTGATCCCGGAGGTTTCAGGGGATGGTTCGCTGGCGGGGAAGAGGGTTCTCATCCCGCGGGCGAAGGTTGCCCGGGAGGTGCTCCCCGAGAGGTTGAGGGAGGCCGGAGCCGAAGTGGACGTGCCTCCGGCCTACGAGTCGGTCCCGGATGCCAGCGGGGCGGAAGCCCTCGCGCGGAGGATCGAGGACGGCGAGGTGGACTGCGTCACGTTCACGGCGAGCTCGACCGTCGAGAACTTCGTCCGGGCCTTCGGGGAGGAGCGCTCCGTCCGGCTGCTGCGGAAGACGAAGGTCGCCTGCATCGGCCCGCTGACCGCCCAAACCGCGCGCGGGCACGGCTTATGCGTCGATGCCGTCGCGCGGGAGTACACTATCCCCGGACTGGTGGAAGCCGTCACGGAGATCATGAGATCCGCAGCGTCTGAAGGAGAGGTCGGATAACATGCCGTTTCCACAGCAGAGACTGCGCAGGATGCGCCGCACCGGGAGGCTGAGGTCGCTGGTGCGGGAGACACGCCTCTCGCCCGAGGACCTCATCTACCCCATGTTCGTCACCGTCGGGGAGGACGTCCGGAACCCGGTCCCTTCGATGCCGGGCGTCTTCCAGCTCTCCATAGACAACGCCGTCGAGGAAGCCCGGCGCGTCAGCTCGCTCGGGGTACCGGGGGTGATGCTCTTCGGCATCCCGGAGCACAAAGACGAGGCCGCCTCAGGAGCCTACGACCCCGAGGGTATCATCCAGCTCGCCGTGCGGGCCATGAAGGACGCCCTGCCGGAGCTTCTGGTCATCACCGACGTATGCCTCTGCGAGTACACGAGCCACGGCCACTGCGGCGTGGTCGAGAAAGAGACCGGCGAGATCCTCAACGACGTCAGCCTCGAGCTTCTGGCGCGCACCGCGGCCTCCCAGGCCGAGGCGGGGGCGGACATCGTCGCCCCCTCGGACATGATGGACGGCCGGGTCGCCGCCATCCGCTCCGAGCTCGACCGCGAGGGGTTCGAGAACACCCCGATCATGGCCTACTCCGCCAAGTACGCGACCACCTTCTACGGCCCCTTCCGCGATGCCGCCGAGAGCGCCCCCGCCTTCGGCGACCGGCGCAGCTACCAGATGGACCCGGCCAACGCGCGCGAGGCGCTGCGCGAGGTCGCCCTCGACGTCGAGGAGGGGGCGGACATCGTGATGGTCAAGCCTGCCCTGCCCTACCTCGACGTCATCCACAGGGTGAGAGAGGCCACCGACCTCCCGGTCGCGGCGTACAACGTGAGCGGGGAGTACGCGATGATAAAGGCCGCCGCGCAGAACGGGTGGCTGGACGAGCGCGCGGCCGTCCTGGAGGTGCTCACGAGCATAAAGCGCGCTGGCGCGGGGATGATAATAAGCTACCACGCACCGGACGCAGCCCGCTGGCTGTCGGGCGAGTAAGCGGCATTACGGCAGATTTTGCGTTTGTCGTGTACAAAGACCAGGCTTTCGAGAGACGGAGGTTATGAGCCGGTTGCGAGGTAGCGGAGAGAGCGGCGGGAGCGTTCCGGCGGTGGAGCGCTCGGCCCGGCTCATACGCCGGGCCGCTTCGAGGATGCCCGGCGGCGTCAACAGCCCCGTCAGAGCCTTCCGTTCGGTGGGCGGTGATCCCCTGTTCATCCGCAGAGGGGAGGGGGCTCGTATCTTCGACGTGGACGGCAACTCTTACATCGACTACGTGATGAGTTACGGGCCGCTCATCCTCGGGCACGCCCATCCCCGCGTCGTGGAGGCCCTCGAGCGGGTGGTGAGAGACGGGACCAGCTTCGGCGCCCCGACCGAGCTCGAGGTGGAGCTGGCGGAACTCGTCTGCGAGGCCGTGCCCTCCGTGGAGATGGTCAGGATGACCAACTCCGGGACCGAG is from Rubrobacter calidifluminis and encodes:
- the cobA gene encoding uroporphyrinogen-III C-methyltransferase, coding for MIYLVGSGPGDPGLFTLKGLRCLEAADVVVYDRLAPEELLRYAPAGAERIYVGKLPGRPTMRQEEINELLVRKGREGKTVVRLKGGDPYVFGRGGEEALALAEAGLPFEVVPGVTSGIAAPAYAGIPVTHRGIAASVAFVTGHEDPEKGRVDVDWERVARGADTLVLYMGVGRIRQIAQSLIEAGRRPETPVACVRWGTVPEQRTVTGTLEDIAGRVEEAGLGPPAVIVVGEVVRLREKGLGWYESKPLFGRRIVVTRARKQAGELSRRLEELGAKAIEFPTIEVRPPRDFGPLDKAIDRLDSYDWLVFTSVNGVESFLGRLRDRGLDVRFVPRGAKIAAIGPATARRVEEAGLRVDAMPSEYRAEALIPEVSGDGSLAGKRVLIPRAKVAREVLPERLREAGAEVDVPPAYESVPDASGAEALARRIEDGEVDCVTFTASSTVENFVRAFGEERSVRLLRKTKVACIGPLTAQTARGHGLCVDAVAREYTIPGLVEAVTEIMRSAASEGEVG
- the hemB gene encoding porphobilinogen synthase, with protein sequence MPFPQQRLRRMRRTGRLRSLVRETRLSPEDLIYPMFVTVGEDVRNPVPSMPGVFQLSIDNAVEEARRVSSLGVPGVMLFGIPEHKDEAASGAYDPEGIIQLAVRAMKDALPELLVITDVCLCEYTSHGHCGVVEKETGEILNDVSLELLARTAASQAEAGADIVAPSDMMDGRVAAIRSELDREGFENTPIMAYSAKYATTFYGPFRDAAESAPAFGDRRSYQMDPANAREALREVALDVEEGADIVMVKPALPYLDVIHRVREATDLPVAAYNVSGEYAMIKAAAQNGWLDERAAVLEVLTSIKRAGAGMIISYHAPDAARWLSGE